The genomic DNA CCAGCCATATAAAAACAGCTGCTACAACAAGAGTTAAAAGAGAAAGCGGCATTAGATGCCATACTTTAATTTTAGATTTTTTATTTATTTTTTGCTTCTTAAGTTTTTTAGACATGATTTTTTAAGCCAAAGAATTCTACTGAGTACTCAAGCTTGTTCTGGAGTAATCTGCGGATATAAATATCCAGCTGACGGGCATTTTTTACTCTCTCAAAATTTAAATTTTGCGGAGCAAGTCCTAAAATGCCCAAGAGTGATATCAACCATTCCTTCTCTGCCTTCCAAAGCTCTTCCCTGCTGCTATCTTTTTCCGCGACGGATGAAGCATCGCGTAACACTTTACACAAAAGTTCCCACATCTCTTCATCTTTTTGTCCCTCGTAGGTTATTTTATCG from Candidatus Spechtbacterales bacterium includes the following:
- the recO gene encoding DNA repair protein RecO, yielding MYFTDAIVLGSRPTGEADELVSCYTRDFGKMIIKARSSKKITTKQGIFLHNPSIIRFNFVISRTGYIFSGIKSIKGHPAISDNITALAYVMSFLQLCDKITYEGQKDEEMWELLCKVLRDASSVAEKDSSREELWKAEKEWLISLLGILGLAPQNLNFERVKNARQLDIYIRRLLQNKLEYSVEFFGLKNHV